From a single Natronorubrum tibetense GA33 genomic region:
- a CDS encoding TRAM domain-containing protein: MGRYQPGQHDSFISCDTPRCGASNAPEGSPEYDTDCWRCGEPLGGKPEPGDTVHVDIVDEKADGTLVCKTESGFVLFLEADIAAIEATVRVTSVDETYGEAELVETGS, translated from the coding sequence GTGGGACGCTATCAACCTGGGCAGCACGACTCGTTTATTAGCTGTGATACGCCTCGTTGCGGGGCGAGCAACGCACCAGAAGGATCTCCAGAGTACGACACCGACTGCTGGCGGTGTGGAGAACCGCTGGGTGGGAAACCCGAACCAGGTGATACCGTTCACGTCGACATCGTCGACGAGAAAGCCGACGGGACGCTCGTCTGCAAAACGGAGAGCGGATTCGTCCTCTTTCTCGAGGCGGATATCGCGGCGATCGAAGCGACGGTTCGAGTAACCTCCGTCGACGAGACGTACGGTGAGGCGGAACTCGTCGAAACGGGATCGTAG
- a CDS encoding DUF7861 family protein, protein MGHDRIHARKPTHNLDRWSVGTIERIDERDGHCVFELRTEDGDSVELVVTAAIQELVLRRLDLEADESPIGARVWYRKYGG, encoded by the coding sequence ATGGGCCACGATCGAATTCACGCGCGAAAACCGACCCACAATCTCGATCGGTGGTCGGTCGGAACGATCGAACGCATCGATGAGCGTGACGGACACTGCGTCTTCGAACTGCGAACCGAGGACGGCGATTCGGTCGAACTCGTCGTCACGGCCGCTATCCAGGAGTTGGTACTGCGAAGACTGGATCTCGAGGCGGACGAGTCGCCGATCGGCGCTCGAGTTTGGTATCGAAAATACGGTGGCTGA
- a CDS encoding ABC transporter permease: MSSRLHEEEPTPRTAGYYHLARAVLYREFLIFVRYPANAIGGIVISLFFFGVLFYGGQMVAGQALTDSIEGIIVGYFLWTLSVGAYSAISNDIASEVQWGTLERHVMTPFGFAPVALLKGVAKIVRTFITSTVILVAMILITGTTLELNLFTIVVVATLSIVSVLGLGLAAGGVTVLYKQIGNWLNLLQFGFIVLISAPAFELGWMRFLPLAHGSALLQRAMIDGVRLWEFSPAELGLLIAVAGGYVVLGYAVFQYATRRARRLGVLGDY, from the coding sequence ATGAGTTCGCGACTGCACGAGGAGGAGCCGACGCCGCGGACGGCCGGCTACTATCACCTCGCACGGGCCGTGCTCTACCGCGAGTTTCTGATTTTCGTGCGCTATCCGGCGAACGCTATCGGTGGGATCGTCATCTCCCTGTTCTTTTTCGGGGTGCTCTTTTACGGCGGGCAGATGGTCGCCGGGCAGGCGCTCACCGACTCGATCGAAGGGATCATCGTCGGCTACTTCCTGTGGACGCTGTCGGTGGGGGCGTACTCCGCCATCTCGAACGATATTGCGAGCGAGGTGCAGTGGGGGACTCTCGAGCGCCACGTGATGACGCCGTTCGGGTTCGCGCCCGTCGCGCTGCTGAAAGGCGTCGCGAAGATCGTTCGGACGTTCATCACCTCGACGGTGATTCTGGTCGCGATGATCCTGATCACAGGGACGACGCTCGAACTGAACCTGTTCACGATCGTCGTTGTCGCGACGCTCAGCATCGTTTCAGTGCTCGGACTCGGTCTGGCTGCCGGCGGCGTCACCGTGCTCTACAAGCAGATCGGGAACTGGCTGAATCTCCTCCAGTTCGGATTCATCGTCCTGATTTCGGCACCCGCGTTCGAACTCGGGTGGATGCGGTTTCTCCCTCTCGCTCACGGGAGCGCGCTCCTCCAGCGGGCGATGATCGACGGCGTTCGTCTCTGGGAATTCTCGCCGGCCGAACTCGGGCTTCTGATCGCGGTCGCCGGCGGCTACGTAGTGTTGGGCTATGCGGTCTTTCAGTACGCGACCCGCAGAGCGAGACGGCTCGGCGTTCTCGGCGATTACTGA
- a CDS encoding IS5 family transposase: MKRDGFVVHTKTSRFTERVVSLAQKAVVGPPAPAYRPGEEGYADWVILAVQGLKEYLGHPYRKLMDVLREMPRVTESLGLTPETVPHFSTVCTRKQAIPMKRWRAILDQSVELYDLGDVQAIDATGVDRVQASQHYAKRTDYTFEAVKTTLLIDCETSAILDIHCSMKQPHDTQVGWQVLVRNLDELATVAADKGYDWEELRTRLRAESITPLIPQRDPGMRGWARNLLIKDRAYHQRSNAESVFFGLRRRYGDTLWSRTWFGQLRELVMKSAVRNIERAIEDSHP, from the coding sequence GTGAAGCGGGACGGGTTCGTTGTGCACACGAAGACCTCCCGCTTCACAGAGAGGGTTGTGTCGCTCGCCCAAAAAGCCGTCGTTGGCCCGCCAGCTCCGGCCTACCGCCCGGGAGAAGAAGGCTACGCTGACTGGGTGATTCTCGCCGTTCAGGGATTGAAAGAGTATCTCGGCCATCCGTACCGGAAGCTGATGGACGTCCTCCGTGAGATGCCGAGAGTTACGGAATCACTCGGATTGACGCCTGAAACGGTTCCACACTTCTCGACGGTGTGTACGCGAAAACAAGCGATTCCAATGAAGCGGTGGCGAGCGATCCTCGATCAGTCCGTCGAACTGTATGATCTTGGAGATGTACAGGCGATCGACGCAACCGGTGTCGATCGCGTCCAGGCCAGCCAGCACTACGCAAAACGGACGGACTACACGTTCGAGGCGGTGAAGACGACGCTGCTCATCGATTGTGAAACCAGTGCGATTCTCGATATACACTGTTCGATGAAACAACCGCACGATACACAGGTCGGTTGGCAGGTGTTAGTGCGGAATCTCGACGAGTTGGCGACTGTCGCTGCCGATAAGGGCTACGACTGGGAAGAACTTCGCACGAGATTGCGTGCGGAAAGTATCACACCGCTGATTCCGCAGCGAGATCCTGGAATGCGGGGATGGGCGAGAAATTTGCTCATCAAGGATCGGGCGTATCACCAGCGTTCGAACGCTGAATCAGTGTTTTTTGGGCTCCGGCGCAGATACGGCGATACGCTCTGGTCGAGAACCTGGTTCGGCCAATTACGTGAACTTGTCATGAAATCCGCCGTCCGCAACATCGAACGCGCAATAGAGGACTCACACCCGTGA
- a CDS encoding ABC transporter ATP-binding protein — protein sequence MTARDNDRSTNGEVAGPPPGGRVTVESAGRSPTDAAPVTKGDVSAGTVTAKADGCDVAVSVTGLRKRFGDGTAAVTAVDDVSFEIETGSIVGLLGPNGAGKTTLIKSILGMVLPDAGAVRIRGIDVYDRPREAYASVDAMLEGARNDYWRLTVRENLRYFATISGVDPDSVSDRHDRLLTQLGLEAKADVPVRELSRGMKQKVSLASVLAGGAAVVFLDEPTLGLDIESSRTLQRELRRLVEEEDLTVILSSHDMDVVETVCDRVLIMSDGAVVADDTVAALLDGTDRHRVQIASRDLDAAIVSRLEGRFDAIHVEPRDRGNLIEVTTDSDGLYELLDTLRAADVTLERVRTIEPDLEDVFVDLTTVERRGR from the coding sequence GTGACCGCGCGAGACAACGACCGATCGACGAACGGGGAAGTCGCTGGCCCCCCACCCGGTGGGAGAGTTACCGTGGAATCCGCTGGGCGCTCGCCGACCGATGCTGCCCCCGTCACGAAGGGCGATGTCTCTGCCGGGACCGTGACTGCGAAAGCAGATGGTTGTGATGTCGCCGTTTCCGTGACCGGACTGCGCAAACGGTTCGGTGACGGAACAGCGGCAGTGACCGCCGTGGACGACGTTTCCTTCGAGATCGAAACCGGATCGATAGTGGGATTGCTCGGTCCGAACGGGGCCGGGAAGACGACGCTCATCAAGTCGATTCTCGGGATGGTTCTGCCGGACGCGGGGGCCGTTCGGATACGGGGTATCGACGTCTACGATCGGCCTCGAGAGGCGTACGCGTCCGTCGATGCGATGCTCGAGGGTGCGCGGAACGATTACTGGCGGCTGACCGTTCGAGAAAACCTTCGGTACTTCGCGACGATCAGCGGCGTCGATCCGGATTCGGTGAGCGACCGTCACGATCGGCTCCTGACGCAGTTGGGACTCGAGGCAAAAGCGGACGTTCCCGTCCGCGAGCTATCACGCGGAATGAAACAGAAAGTATCGTTGGCGAGCGTTCTCGCCGGGGGAGCGGCGGTCGTCTTTCTCGACGAACCGACGCTGGGACTGGACATCGAGAGCTCTCGAACCCTCCAGCGGGAGTTGCGACGGCTCGTCGAGGAAGAGGACCTCACCGTTATCCTCAGTAGTCACGACATGGACGTCGTCGAGACGGTCTGTGACCGGGTCCTCATCATGTCCGACGGAGCGGTCGTCGCCGACGACACCGTGGCGGCGCTGCTGGACGGGACAGATCGACACCGCGTGCAGATCGCGAGTCGGGATCTCGACGCGGCGATCGTGTCGCGACTCGAGGGCCGATTCGACGCGATTCACGTCGAGCCGCGCGACCGCGGCAACCTGATCGAAGTGACGACGGATAGCGACGGCCTCTACGAGTTGTTGGACACGCTCCGCGCCGCGGACGTGACGCTCGAGCGAGTCCGGACGATCGAACCCGACCTCGAGGACGTGTTTGTCGATTTGACGACAGTTGAACGGAGGGGACGATGA